atagtgccctatAAGCTCATTACAAAGCTCACaaccctgggtctgaactcctccCCATACAACTGGGTCCTGTGAAGGGGGATAGTGCCGTAGAGGTGAAAGACCGTGTCACGCTGAAGTGtaccccagtctccctccctgctgCCACCTACACCTGGAAGTTCAATTGGACACTGACCGACGTGATGACTCTTCAACCTCTggatgctgaagaaatttggcctgtcCTCGAGGGCCCTCACAGTGTTGTACAGGAGCACCATTGAGTgcatactgtcgggctgcatcGCAGCCTGGTGCGGCAACTCCACCGCTCGAGGACAGCAAGGCTCTTATGAGGGTGGTACGTGCAGCCGAACGCACACTGTCTGTcctacaggacacctacaacaccaggtgttgcaggaaggccaagaagatcatctgGGTCCCCAGGCTCCCAAGCCACGCCCTGTTCTCCCTGCTTCTATCACTCAGACAAGGGGAGTACAGGAGCATTGTGTCAAAAACGGAACGTTTCTACCctcagaccatcagactgctgaatagccaccactagtcagctacctgCTACTTAATTGATCTATTTATCACCGCCACAGTTATGTATATAGTGCTATTTCTATTGTTGTTTTTTATTACCATCtccattattttatttcacttagtCCTGCATGTTGGATCTCTAAGACTAAGATTTTCACTGTACCCTACAATCACACCTGCAACACTGTACGTGACTATTAAATACTCTGAATCTGAAGTGAGGAGGGGCTTAAGCTCGGCTGGAAGTGTCCGTTCCACGGCCCGGGGCCACCACGCCCCGACAGCTTGTTATCTTAAGGTGATTCAGAGAGGGGCGAAAAGAGGCGGACCCCCCTGTTGAGATGGAATCTTCCTCTCCTGAGTgtgaggctagagagagagtgtTGGAATGTGGTCCGACTGTGTTTTCAAAATACTGAAACCCACAGCGTTGATCCAGGCTGACAAGGCCAGGCAGAATGAGGAGAGCGAGCcagaataaatacatgcaggtcTTTGGCAGTGGTTTATCTGTGACGTATCACAGTTATCTACTGTATACATGTCATGGTATATCAACAGAATCATATCTTAGTTGCTTTAATCAATCTTGGATACTCTGTAAAAAGTGTCCAGTAACGTatatcagaacatggttaaacaaATTCAGCGTACACCTAAgacatatatctatctatatcctcTACCGGTGAAAATAATCTGCTCCCTATAAAGACTGTGCCCTTTTCCAGAAACCTACACTATTGGCACCTGTAATCACTAATCCCCCCCATTTTACTTAGGGGCCTGGCCTGCTGTGCACCAATTTGCCAGTCACCTATCGCACTAATCAGGAACCGTATGGTGTTTGGGGCTTTGAACCTGCCAGTCCCTCTCTCATCTAAAACAGCTGTGCGTCTGTGTGAACCCAGCTGTGCACACAGGGTTGTCTAAACGTAACCAACCAGGCCTACTTTTAACGCCACACTGCATTCCCCTTGTTCACCGGCAGTAAACACGACAATGAAGTGAACTCAAGTAAAATGTTGTATCTTTTGCTTTTTATCAGCTTGTTAAGTTATCCAATAGGAAGTCTGCACTTTGGGGGAACTGCGTGTTATGCTGGTTGGTTATCTGGAGGCTCATCTTCCTGACTGGATGAAGGCGGTTGGTCTTTGCATCAGAAATCCCTGTAACTTTATTTCCCTTTCCTTGTTTTGAACCTTTACGCACACCTCCGTTCTTTATTTTCTACTGGCCACAAACACAAAAAGCTGAGGTGCGTAATACTACTTTGTACGACGTCTACTAATGAAACAAAAACTATTTCAAGGAATGCATCTGCAGGCACACTCTAGAAATCAGCCAGGTAGATATTAAGCGAGCAATCCCAGTAGTTCATCTTCACTTACAGAGTTCCTGTTTTTCCATTGACAACCTtacaataatttatttatttattcatccgttattttaccaggtcagttgactgagaacacgttctcatttgcagcaacggcctggggaatagttacaggcgAGAGGAGCCTGCCAATGATCCAAACCTGACATTCTTAGTCAATGGATACAGACAGTTTCCTCTCTAAGACCTCCAGGAGTGCGAACGCCGTCAAGGAACAATAGCCTCAAATATCAAGTTTGAGTTTGTCGGATTATGATGACGAGGAGCAGGGAGACAAACTCTGAACCTTGGAGCGGCGGTTGTAGACCGTGCTCTGCAGGTACAGTACCTCCAGCGATCTCTGTCCCATCAGGTCACTTTTTTTTCGTCTGCTCTGCCTGACAACACTCTTATTagcgagggaggggagaggaatgaGAACGTGAACTACAACAAGAGTTCCAATGAGAAAAAGGGTGTTGACGCAAAACTGTGAGCAATGACACCTGTGGTATATTTCTCCCTTTCTGGTTTGTTCAGAAGGGGTGTTATCATAGATTTCTGTTGCCAAATGCTGGAATCTGCGAGGCGTGTCAGCCCGTGTCTGCCTTGGCTAAACGGTTTGTTCTTCGCTTTAAGATAACGATTCCTGAATCCACTGGCAGGTAACTCAGAGGATGTGGTCGTTTGCATCACTTTCACCTCAGTGATACGATTGATCAGAAATGACACTTTGGAGTTCCATATGAAACCTTGGAGTTCCATAACCTTGGAGTTCCACTCTGGAGTTCCAtatgaatcccccccccccccaacaaaaaatTCAGTATCTTTATCTGTGTTGAGGCAAATGAAAAGCCACAAAGAGTTTGCTAAAATAGGGTTTTTGGAAGTGCAGAGAATTTGACTGCTACGAAACAAAGTGAAGATACTTGGTAACACTACAAGTTCTAGGATGCCAAAGAATGAGAGGAATGAAGCGAGGCCTGGAGATTCACAGGAAGGGCACTTAAGAGACGGGGAGGAATTGGGTATCATTACACACAACAGGTGTGTCTGCAAAGCCATACGCTCTTTTAATGGATTAGCACAAGTGGATCAAAAGGTAAAACCAAGAGAACTCACTGTCTTTTTCTCCGTCTCAGGTGGAGGACTCCACCGATGATGGCCCCTAGGGCGATAATCACGCCGATGACGATCCCAGTGATCTGCCCGCCCGTCAGACCATTATCCAGTGTTCCCTCCTCTGAGGAATCACAAGAACAACCTATCATTTATCATCGTCATCAGAACATCTCAAAGTAATGCGGCTTCCTCTGGAGATAAATGTGTACAGTGCTACCGTACATGATTTACGTGTAGAATATCCCAACAAAAGTTAGGGTGAGAAGACATCCTAAGAACCATGGTGCCGAATGGTGGAATACTCTTCCACTATCAAACCTTTGACGGACAGCTGGTGGGCGACGGCGGTGCTCAACCCGGTGACGGCGTTGCTGGCTTCACAGGTGTAAATCCCAGTGTTCTTGTACACGGCGGCTTCGATGATGTACTCGGCTGTCATCACGTCGGTCCGCGTCCCGTTGAACTTCCAGGTGTAGGTGGCAGCAGGGAGGGAGACTGAGGTACACTTGAGCGTGACACGGTCTTTCACCTCCACGGCACTATCCCCCTTCACCGACACAGCCTCAGGACCAACTGACACACAGGAAAGGAGAATTTATACCTGAATTTCAGCTGGATTTGGCCATTCTGACCTCAATAATACTACACTTTAGCATTCAGACAGTTCATTGTGGATTTGGGTGAAACACAAAGCTTTTCTTTTTGGATACTGTAACGTTATGAATATACAACAAAACATAAAGTTAACTTTGTTCATTGGTGTTAATGGTCAGCGTAGAGGTCAAGAGGCCAGAGACTCACAGTTGACCCCTATCTTGAGACTGGCAGAGTCTGTGTTCACAACATTGGTCAGCTTGCACTGGTACTCCCCACTGTCCTCCTTCTGCACTGGCTTGATCGTGACCGAGCTCTTGTCTGCCGAGACCACGACCCTGTTGCTAGGAGACAGTGCCACGCCATTCTTCAGCCACACTCGGGTGCCGGCGGTGCCGGCGCTTGCCTGGCAGCTCAGGGTGGCCGTGCTGTTACCTGCAACGAGCGTTCCATTGGGGCCTGTGATCTTAGTGCCGGATAGGGCCTCTACAAACACAGAGGACAAATGGAGGTCGGGTTTACACAGACCAGATGGTAACACTGAGAGACAGCTTGTTTCACTCACAACTACAGAGTGCTAGACCCACAAAGTATTTAGAATATACGAAGCTTGATGAACCCCATGAAGCTTGGTGAACCCCATGAAGCTTGATGAACTCTTCATTCGATTTTAGTTGGATGCATTTGGCGATGCCTACTAAATTGGAAGACATTGTACTTTCATTATACCTTAATGACATGACATCTGAACACTGGGCACACTGGTTGAACCaggaaattacgttgaaccaacatggaataatAGTTGATTTGACGTCTGTGGGTCGCTACTATACAATATCACTGTACAGCTTATACCAGGCCATGTTTCCATAAAATGTGACATCAAATAGAATGTTATTTTACAATGAGTCTTTGAATGGGCTGATGTACCAAGCAAAACCAAATGACCTACATGAATAGATAATGCAATTAACATGCTCACTGTCTTGCTAGACCACTTGAAAGTGAGACTAAGGCCAAGTTTGTGTTTTTCTTTGGACCAGGTGAACCGGTGGAACGGGAGAAAACACTGTCTTGTTTATCTTGATGTCTTCTTTCCAGACTATTAAGTGTTGGAAAACGAATGCCAAGATCATATATTTTAAACACAAAGTTCATGGCCCTCAATGGTGACTCATAACTGCCTAATCAATACTTTGGCCAATAAGTGTTAGGCTTGAAGACATTTTCAGAGGCAAATTCTTATTTCCTCAGCTTTGGTCAGTCATTAAAAGTAAAAACGTGTCACTGTGATTCGTGACGGAATAATTGGACTTGAAGTCACTACTGTTTGCCAAGTAGAGTGGAGCATTCATAGAACGACtgaaatgaccccccccccccccccccccccaccacatccCACAATCTCTCTTCCTTTGAAAAAAACAACACACGACTCAAAAACTCCAGGCATTCTGAAAGACCTCCCCCCCAACCGAGCAGGTTTTAGTCACTCATAACATGGTagactgtctgtctcctgttgTAAACCGTTTCAGTACACACCGGGCCATGCACTCTTTGTACCGTATGGTATGCAGCACATATTTTGCACGCTTTAAAAACCTACAAGGGAACGTACAAAGCCATGATACGAGGTCACTGGGTTTGAAACTTGTACCGTaggcttaaaaatcatacagAATCCATTCAGTGTTCGGTGTTATGCCTTCTGGGTGCGAAGCCAAGAAACAGGTTTCAGTCTGTCTGTTCATGGTATTAGCTTAATAAGGATGATACCATCTCTTTGAGGCAGGGATGGAGGACTAATGACAAATTCTTTATCTTGCAGATACAGAAACTGTTTTAAAAAAAGTGTTGATTTGGCTGTAACGAACCTTTTCGATGAAATATTCACCATTAAATGGAGAACGGGTAATAATAACTTCCTTGTAATTAGTTAAACAAGATCAAGTCATTCTATAAGTCTAATAAAATCAAATGAGTGTAACATCTGAGAAACATGTTACCGACAAGAACCTCAGAAGAATACTGTAGCTCAACTGAATGCAACCACCATTTTCACTACTTAGCTTTCCATTAGAGTAAGATTTGAGTCTCTAGGTCTTTACCAGTATACTGTCCATGGTTCCCCTTTGTATTTGCTAAAGCACCCTTCCTATCCATGTACAAAACATTGATTTCCCATTGGCTCTTGTGGTTCTTCTACTCACCTACTACAGTGAACTTGGCTGTGGTGGATTCCAGGTATCGCAAGGTTTTGGCATTGCTGGCCATGCAGGAGTAGTTTCCACTCTGTGCCTCGGCAATGTTGGCCAGTACCAGCTTGGGGCCCATCACATTGAGCGGGACTCCATTGTGGATCCACTGAATCACAGCCGCAGGGCTAGACTGGGCTGAGCAGGTCAATGTAATGTTGGAACCCTTCTTTTGGACCTCAGCCGTGGGGGTGACTGCCATGGCAATGTTTTCTGGCCCATCTGCAAATATATTGGAGTTAGGTATATTGGAGTTAGGCCTAAGCCTACATTTGAAAAATATCTGGACCTAAGGCTGCAAACCACAATGTAGCAGCTCATTAAATTCTTAACGAAAACAAGCCATGCTTGGTCTATCCCCACCCAGGTGCTCAACTCAGATGGACTTTGATGAAATGTGGATATTATCTGACCTGTATTTTCCTGACACCTGCATTGTACTACCCTGAGCTGGCTGATTTAGATCAGCAGCCTCTACCTGTTACAATATAGAAAATGGCTGGCATGACTTATTCTAAAGCCGTCACACAAACGAATTGATCTACTGCTCAATATCATATCTACGTTTTGATAAAATTGAGAAAGAAAATGTTGACGGGATTTCAACTCTCTTGATAAGGGTAAATCAGCATAACCATCGGACCACAGGCATGGTGTAAACAGGAGAGTTGGGTTTGGGTGTAGAAACCCCTACTGGGAGTGTCCCAAGTCACACAAAGCCTCCTAAGACTAAACTAAATGCCACCTGAACCTTTCAGATAGCCTTGCAGAGACGTGAGCGGAATCAATGGATAAGaatattagcctggtcccagatctgtttgtgctgtctttctAACAATGACCTAGGAGTAGGAGACAGCTCAAACAGATGTGAGACCAGGCTATAAGAACATAGGTACTTACAGCTGACAGTGAGGTTGAAGGGGGCACTGCTATCGCTCTCTAATTTGTTGGAGACTGTGCAGTAGATGGGTCCGACCAGATCCTCCCTGAACACTCCAGCCACGGTTAGCACTGTTGCGTTTGCACTCAAAGTCACATGATTCCCATCGGCGACCAGTGGGGCGGTGCCGTTGAGCCACTTGTACATGAGGAAGGAGCCTTTGGCCGAACAGGTCAAGACCACAGTGCTGTTGAACTCGACCGCTTCATTCAGGTTGGACTTGATGGTCACGACAGCGACCGGTtctgaggaggggagggaggaggtaggggtGGGTGAATGGGAAGACGAGGTGATGGCAAAGAGGGCATGGGGTTTCAGGGTAATTGTTATCAGTGCTTGAGTTTtgaggcagagggagggggaggggagagcggCATATTGATGAAGCTGTACTCTAAGGCTGAGGGGGAAGGGAGCGAAAGCATTAAACTGATGAAAAGTAAACCACAGGTTGGCAGCAAAGGCTTTCTGAACATGTTGTGAACTGAACAAGTGCTCATTCGATGGCTGTGATGTCGTAAAATAAATTGCCGTTTAACTGACCAAAAACACACAGGGGTCATTCTAATCTGACCCAACAAAATGGTATATGACCTCTTGCTGGTTTTACACTTTGCCATAAACCTGAACGTCCAGTTTCACTTGTAAACTATTTCCCTACTTCTGACTCGTCATTGCCATCCTTCAAGCTTGGAATAGGTGACGCAGCATGCAAATGGAGGCGAATGACGGACGTTATTACTTTAAAGGAGAAGCAtttgaaagtaaaaaataaaaaacgttttTTGCATCAAAATGCATTTGTTGGGGGCAGAAATGCCATCTataaacatgtgaactttcacaTGCCTTAATTACAAACCAGTATGCGAAAATGTAAATACTAATACAAATATTAAATCCTGCTGTAGTGTATAGCCTTTCCTGTTTTATACTTAACCTGCGCTAGCTTAGACAGCCATGTCAttcatattatttatatatattttttaattgaacctttatttatagCAGTGCTATAGCCTGTGTTTTCTTTGCCCTCTTTCCTTTCAGAACCATAGTTAATGTCAGTTCTCAGTGGACATGATTCTCAGTTCTCTGAACCATGAGTGGTCAGCTGTGTGTGACACGTGTGTGAATGTGGCTGTCTTTTTCCATGAAGCCCTTCTTAACCTGGACATCCGCCTCATCCTTGTTCTGGCCGGACATGCTGTAGCGTTTGCTACCGGCCTTAAGCCAGCACCTAAGGTTTCTTATGACATTCATGGTCCTTTGATTCTCTAAAACCATAAAACCCCTATTTTTCGGTGTTGTTGTCACAGAGGAAGTTGACTGAGTTTTTAAATCAGTATAatgcctggtctcatagactagacgtaacatagtaaacataaacctgggacactcaaattagtatgatatgtaacatttggtatggttacataaggcaGGAGGCCTACAGAatgtagctaagcacaggcaaaatccaggaggaaaacctggttcagtctgctttccaccagacactgggagattaattcaactttcagcaggacaataacctaaaactcaaGGCCATATctgcactggagttgcttaccaagaagacagtgaatgttcctgagtgaccgagTTACaggtttgacttaaatctactggaaaatctatggcaagacctggaaagggttgtctagaaatgatcaacaaccaatttgacagagcttgaagaatttcgaaaaaaataaatgggcaaatattgtacaatccaggtgtggaaagctcttagacatacccagaaagactcacagctgtaatacagtagctgccaaaggtgcttctacaaagtattgactcaagggtgggaatactaatgtaaatgagctatttctgcatttcattttaaataaatgtgcaaacatttttcTTCTTCTAAAAACatggttttcaatttgtcattatggggtattgtgtgtagatggttgagagaaaaaaatattcaggctgtaacacaacagcatgtagaataagtcacggagtgtgaatactttctgaaggcagtgctGTGTAGGTGTCTAGCTACACAGCATATGGAAAAAACTAATTTGGGATATTGGCATGGATAAGCATTAATCCAAGAAATGCCTTGAgccatcacagacacacacattgctAAAGACAGGCCTAGGTTTGTAGCAATACAGTATAATGCCAGTGACATAACTCCATCCCATAATTCTATAGCATGGTAGTAGGTTAGAATGTTCGTTTTCCAAGCCACAGGGCCACACCCTTGAATCATTATTAGGGAATTATGCATCAAAATGCATCTGTGGAGTAGGGCCTACTTGGGAATGAAGAGAGTAGACGAAAACAGTTGGCTGTAAATAACAAAGTTGATTTTGGCAAACATATGCCAAAATGTGTAGGCTACTTCGGGACATTTACGCATTCAATGAACGTCTTGTATGCACAATCAACGTCTTACTCACCTAGAACTTTGAGCGCCGTTACACCTgtgcgctgtactgcagcacttGTGACCATGGTCACCGCATAGTCCCCGCTATCCTTCGCGGTCAAGGGTCCCAGCTTCAATACGCCGGTAGATGAATTCAGTGACACTCTTCCTGCGTAGCCAGCGCCAACTGTCTCTCCTTTGGGCGCAGAAGTGACAACAGGTACAAGTCCACTACCTCCGTTGAAATTCCAAGATACTGTGATAAAGTCGCCTACATCTGTGGGCATGATGAGGGTTTTGAACGTGACGTTCTTTCCCTGTACTCCCTGCAACGGGCCTGCTGGGAGTACGCTCTGCCCGTTGCAGCATCCTGAGAGAAACCGGTTTGAGTACAGGTGTTCACTTCAACATATAAGTGTGTGATATACATCAAGAAGGAAGCAAGATATATGCAATGCACTAGTAAAAACTATAAATAAATGTTTGTAATGGTAGCCTATATTATTGGCCTGAAAAAGGCATTCTACTAGAACCACGTCAATGCGCCTTCAGACGGCGCCTCCAAAACCTAAccgacccaacacatctccaaacattttgttttcttcGGTCCACTATTACATGTAGGGCTAACAATAATTTATATATTCATTAATCTTACCAACTGCTGACAGCAAAATGACAAGCGACCTAAAATTAAACAAATCCATCCCAGATGTCTGGAACCCTTCTTGCGACAGAGAATAATGCGGGCTACCTGTCGCTTTTACAAACTGAATGAGTACACTCCTTCATGGTACACACCCAGTAAAGGTGTCAACATCAGAAAACCCGCCTCTTAGAATGGATTGCAACCCATTCACATACTGCACTCTATTTTGACATAGTACCAACTATTACTACTGCGGAGAATGAAAAATATCGAAGAAATGATGTCTAGTTCTGTgcccaaaatatttcaaacagcCTAacaatgtcaagtcaagtcatcatatttgCTCATAGAATGGTACGGCTACTATTACTGTGAATTTAGCAACTCACCAATTAAGAAAAACTAAATATAATTTACTGCTTGAAATGTAGGAATGGCTTTACTTTTTCACCATGGGAAACAATTtctaagaaaaaaaaatctatttattttttcaaaagaTATTCACCCCACAAACCCTAAAAAACATTGTAGGGTAGTCTACTGTAATTGTTTAAGGTGAACGTTTGATTTTGCGATCTGCCTTGACAGTGCTGACACCCAGTGGAATAAGCTAGACAAGGTTTCATCTTGACAGTTCAGTTGTACTGTGGGCACAATGTTCGTGTCTTCCTTAGGCAGACGGGTTGCCTCCCACATGAACCATGTTTCTAGGTCTGGAATTTCTGAGACCAGGTTTTGGAGGTAGAATATCAgacagaagtaaaaaaaaaaaaaaaaaaaaaaatctggacaATAAAGTTCTATTCTACCGTAGATCCTTGAGACATGGTAAATCGTTGAGATATCTCATGACCTGTATAGATGTGCCAATACAGTGCACGGCATCCTGTGTGACCACCAACACCACAggtagagacagtgggaactggaatattcaatgtacagtactagtcaaaagtttggacacacctactcattcaagggcttttctttatttatactattttctacattgtacaataatagtgaattcatcaaaactatgaaatgacacatatggaatcatgtagtaagcaaaaaagtattgaacaaatctaaatatattttagattcttcaaagtaaccactagtttgccttgataacagttttgtgcactcttggcattctctcaaccagcttcacctggaatgcttttccaacagacttgaaggagatcccacatatgctgagcacttgttggctgcttttccttcagtctgcggtccaactcatcccaaaccatctcaatggggttgaggtcaggtgattgtggaggacaggccatctgatgcaaagcgccatcactcttcttcttggtcaaatagcccttacacagcctggaggtgtgttgggttattgtcctgttgaaaaacaaatgatagtcccactaagcgcaaaccagatgggatggcgtatcgctgcagaatgctgtggtagccatgctggttaagggtgcattgaattctaaataaatccttgacagtgtcaccagcaaagcacccatacaccatcacacctcctcctctgtatttcacgtgggaaccacacatgcagagtagaggtcgaccgattcatcggaatggccgattaattagggacgatttcaagttttcataacaatcggaaatctgtatttttgggcgccagcCAATTTgccaatttatttttttattttaattgttttataccttcatttaactaggcaagtcagttaagaacacattcttattttcaatgacggcttaagaacggtggattaactgccttgttcaggggcagaacgaccgattttttaccttgtcagctcgagggatccaatcttgccaccttacagttaactagtccaacgcaataacgacttgcctctctctcattgcactccacaaggagactgactgcctgttacgcgaatgcagtaagccaaggttagttgctagctagcattaaacttatcttataaaaaacaatcaatcataatcactagttaactacacatggttgatgatattactagatattatctagcgtgtcctgcattgcatataatctgactgagcaaacaagcatacaagtatctaagtatctgactgagcggtggtaggcagaagcaggcgcgtaaacattcattcaaacagcgctttcgtgcgttttgccagcagctcttcgttgtgcgtcaatcATTGCGCTgttaatgacttcaagcctatcaactcccgagatgaggcttgtgtaaccgaagtgaaatggctggctaatTAGCTAGCTctaattgtcgttgtgttgctggttcgagcccagagaggagtaaggagagggacggaagctatacagttacactggcaatactaaagtgcctataagaacatccaatagtcaaaggttaatgaaatacaaatggtatagagggaaatagtcctataattcctataataactacaacctaaaacttcttacctgggaatattgaagactcatgttaaaaggaaccaccagctttctttcatatgttctcatgttctgagcaaggaactgaaacgttagctttcttacatagcacatattggaCTTTTACATTCCTCTTCAACacattgtttttgcattatttaaaccaaattgaacatgtttcattatttacttgaggctaaattgattttatttatgtattatattaagttaaaataagtgttcattcagtattgttgtaattgtcattattacaaataattaaaaaaaaggccagattaatcggtatcggcttttttggtcctccaataatcggtatcggtatcggcgttgaaaaatcataatcggtcaacctttaatgcagagatcatccgttcacctactctgcgtctcacaaagacacggcagttggaaccaaaaatctaaaatttggactcatcagaccaaaggacagatttccaccggtctaatgtccattgttcgtgtttcttggctcaagcaagtctcttcttcttcttggtgttctttagtagtggtttctttgcagcaattcgatcatgaaggcctgattcacacagtctcctctgaacagttgatgttgagatgtgtctgttacctgaactctgtgaagcatttattttggttgcaatttctgaagccgttaactctaatgaacttatcctctgcag
This genomic interval from Oncorhynchus clarkii lewisi isolate Uvic-CL-2024 chromosome 18, UVic_Ocla_1.0, whole genome shotgun sequence contains the following:
- the LOC139373456 gene encoding cell adhesion molecule CEACAM20-like, translating into MDLFNFRSLVILLSAVGCCNGQSVLPAGPLQGVQGKNVTFKTLIMPTDVGDFITVSWNFNGGSGLVPVVTSAPKGETVGAGYAGRVSLNSSTGVLKLGPLTAKDSGDYAVTMVTSAAVQRTGVTALKVLEPVAVVTIKSNLNEAVEFNSTVVLTCSAKGSFLMYKWLNGTAPLVADGNHVTLSANATVLTVAGVFREDLVGPIYCTVSNKLESDSSAPFNLTVSYGPENIAMAVTPTAEVQKKGSNITLTCSAQSSPAAVIQWIHNGVPLNVMGPKLVLANIAEAQSGNYSCMASNAKTLRYLESTTAKFTVVEALSGTKITGPNGTLVAGNSTATLSCQASAGTAGTRVWLKNGVALSPSNRVVVSADKSSVTIKPVQKEDSGEYQCKLTNVVNTDSASLKIGVNFGPEAVSVKGDSAVEVKDRVTLKCTSVSLPAATYTWKFNGTRTDVMTAEYIIEAAVYKNTGIYTCEASNAVTGLSTAVAHQLSVKEEGTLDNGLTGGQITGIVIGVIIALGAIIGGVLHLRRRKRHVESPY